The Actinomyces viscosus genome segment CGATGGTGCTCGTCGGCTCGTCGAGGACGAGGAGCCTCGGACGCATGGCCAGGGCGACGGCGACGGCGAGGCGCTGACGCTGTCCGCCTGAGAGGGTCCAAGGGTCGTCCCAGATGCGCTCGGTGAGCCCCACCGCGCGCAGGGCCTCCTCCACCCGTGAGGTGATCTCGGGCCGGGGCAGGCACAGGTTCTGCAGGGGGAAGGCGACGTCGTCGTGGACGGTGCGGGTGACGACGGCGGCATCGGGGCTCTGGCCGACGTAGGCGACGGTCTCGGCGAGGGACTGGACGGTGGCGTCGGCGACCTCGGTGCCGGCCAGCTTCAGGCTGCCGGCGTACTCCGAGGGCAGGCAGTGCGGGACAAGACCGCACAGGGCGCGCACCAGGGTGGTCTTTCCGCAGCCCGACGGGCCGATGACGGCGGTGACCTGGCCGCTCAGATGGGTCAGGTCGACCGACTTCAGGACCCAGGTCTCGTGCCCGAGGTAGTGGACGGAGAGGTTCTCGACCCTCACCAGCGCCGGTTCCGGCCGCTCCTCCAGGCGGCCCTCCGTCCGGGGCGCCGAGGGCACGGCGTCAGGCACGGCCGCTCGTGCGGCGGTCGATGCCGACGCCGGCGCGGTTGAGCAGCCGGGTCAGGATAATGGTGACGCCGCCGCCGGCCAGCGCCGAGATGAGCGAGACCACGATGACCGCCCCGGCGAAGGAGGCGCCAACCGTCACCTTGAGCAGCGAGAGGTACATCGAGCCGTTGAGCAGACCGAAGACGGCCGTCGAGATCAGGTAGGACCACCAGGTCCACTTGCGGTACAGCAGGAGGGCCAAGGGCGCCTCGATGAAGAGCCCGCCGATGACGGTGCCGATGAGTGCCGCAGGACCGGTCGGGGTGGTGAAGACGCTCATGATGCCCATGAGAAGAGCAGCGATGATGACGGCTCCGGGGCGGCGCACGACGGTGGCGGGCAGCAGGAAGGGGATGACTCACAAACCCATCATGGAGCAGCCGACAAGGACGCCGTTCGGGGCGGCGCCGGCTCCGGGTGCCACATAGTTCAGCGGCACCAGGAGAATCATCGAGACCACCGCCAGTGCCGCGATCGTCATGAGGTTACGGGTTCCCAGGGCGGAGTCGGCCAGGCCCGAGCGTGATGAGGTGCGCACGGTGGGCCTTTCCTGTTGAGCCTCCTGCTCAGTCGTTGCCGGCGTGGGGCTGGCGTTATCCATAGCTCCTCCTTGTGCGTTCTCACCGGTTCACAGATTGCAATGAGTGCTCCGACGCCGTGCCGGACTGCCGAGGCGATCCGCCCCAGGCGCGTCATGGCGACGACCTCACGTCTACTACGACATCATTACTTTTGCAAATCATTATCATTATTGCCTTCTGCTCGAATGTCACCGGATCTCGACGATGTGGTCGGCCAGGGCGGCGATCGGCGTAGGACTCGCATTGAGACGGGGCCGCTCCAGGGCGAGCAGGCCCAGCCCCTTGAGGCGCTCGCCCGAGATCTGCCGCAGCTCATCGCCCGTCATCCGGTGCAGCACGCGCTCCTGCCCCACGATGATGGCCTGGTCGACGGACGCCGCCGCGGCTCGTTGGGGCGGTCGCTGCTGTTCTGGGTGAACTGGCCGTGCTGGCCATACCGGCTCCTTAGTCGTCAGTACCCCATCGGCTTTGGTGAGGCACACCTAAGTGTCTACTCCTCCTCGGGGGTTCCCGCAAGGGGCCGCGGGCATGGAACCGCAACCGCACCACCAGAACTATCTGTTGAGAAGATGCAGAAAACCTAACGCATGTCAGCGATGGCGAAGCTCCGGGGCTGCTTTCGGACAGGTCAGCCCGGGGCTCCCAGGCCGCCACGTCCCACGAGGTCGATGCGGTGCATCTCCTCGGGGCGCAACCGCCTGACTCGCGCGGTCAGGCGCTGGGCGGCTTCATGCACCGTCTCCAAGGGGTCGGGCAGGTCCACCGGCGCGGTGGGCGGCGAGTCCAGGCGCAGGCTCTCCCAGGTCACCGAGAAGTCGGCTCCGGCCTCCAGGCAGGCCGCCACGAATGCTCCGCGCAGGGCGGCGCGCGTCGCCGGGGGCGCGTGGCGGGCCCGCTCGATCTCGCCCGGCTCGCACAGGCGGGTCATGGCCCCCTGCGCGATCAGGCGCGGGGCGAGCCCGGTCTCGGCGTTGAGGTCGTGGTAGGCCAGGTCGACCCGCGAGCGCAGGACCTGAAGCGCCTCCCCCGTGAGCCCGGGGTGGCGCTCGCGCTGGGCGTGCATGAGGCGGCGCTTGATGGCCCAGTCGATCTCGGTGTCGATGGAGCCGGCGTCATGGTCGCGCAGCGCGGCGATGACTCGGGGCGCCAGGTCCGTCAGCAGGTGCTCGGCGCCGCGGAGGGGCTCCGGCGCTCCGACGTCGTCCAGGTAGGAGGTCAGCCGCTCCAGGAAGGCCTCCTGGACGTCGACGGCGCTCAGTCGGCGGCCGTCGACGGTGACGGCGGGGACGTCGCCCCAGGGGCTCTCCCCCAACGCGGACAGCGTGGCCAGGGGGTCGGTCAGGACGAGGTCGCTGAAGTCCCGGCCGGCCTCGAGGGCGTCCAGGAGCAGGAGGGTCACGGCGCTGCGCAGCCCGGTGGTCGGCTCGGCCATGGTGGTGTCGGCGCAGGTGACGTGCAGTCGGCGCAGGCGGGTGGGGTCGGCGTGGGGCTCGTCGCGGGTGTTGACCAGGGCGCGCTGCCTGGTGGTGTCGGCCGAGGTCAGGGCCTGAAGGTGCGGGGCCCGCGGCGACAGGCCCCAGGCGGCCTCCTCGTCCCGCGCTCCCGAGCTGTCCGCGCCTGCGCCGGCGGTACCGGCTCCCAGCGGGCGCCCGGAGCCCACCAGCACCGGGCGGGTGGCCAGAAAGGAGGTGAGCACCGCCATGGTGCGCCTACTGTCCCCACCACTGGCGGTATCGGGGCGGTCGAGCAGGTGGCGGGGCACGGAGTAGCTCTCGTGGCAGCCGTAGGTGTGGCCGGCCGAGTCGGTGTTGTTGGCCAGGAGGTGGAAGCGGACCGCACCGCCCCGGTCCTCCTGCCCCTCCTGCCGGTTGAGGCTCGCGGCGGCGCGCTCGGCCATCTCGGCGAGGATCGCGCGGCCGGCCTGGTCCTGGGCGACGAGGTCGCGCACGCGCACGCACTCGGCGGTGGCCCACTCGGGGTGGGCCCCGATGTCGAGGTAGAGGCGTCCGCCGTTGGGCAGGAAGAGGTTGGTACTGCGGTAGCCGGTAGGGCGATGGCGGAAGATGAGCGCCGCGGCCCGCTCGACGTCCGGCAGGTCTCCCGTCACGGCGGCCTGCGGCCCGGCGGGGGCGCACAGGACGCCGAACTCGGTCTCCAGACCGGTGACGCGCGGCCCGGGGACACAGGTGCTCACTGGCCGCCCTTCTGGACGAAACCGCGCACGAACTCCTGGGCGTCAACGGCCAGGACGTCGTCGATCATGTCCAGGACCGAGTCCAGGCCCTGGCCTCGAGCGGGTCCGGCGGGGGCGGGGGTCGGGTCGTCGTCGGGGGCGGGGTCGTCCTGGCGGCTGCGGGACGGCTGGGCGAACTCACTCATGGATGCTCTCCTCGCGGGGTGGTGGTACGGACATGGGACTGGCGGCGCGCTCAAGGCGGTCAGGGCGCTCGCCCGTGAGGCGGGTGAGGACCTCGACGACGTCGGCGGCTCCCTCGACGGCCGATGACGTGGTGGCCCGGGTGAAGGCCAGGGGGTCGGTCAGGGGCAGGCGGCGCTGGTCCTTCTCACCGGTCTCCAGGACCATGGAGTGCCAGCCGGCGGCGACGACCTGGCCGGGGAAGGCGCCCACGAGCCTACCGCGCAGCCAGGCCCGGGTGGTGGCGGGAGGCTCCCCGAGGGCCGCCGCAACCTCCTGGCCGTCGAGCCCGCCTCTCGCCGCGGCGCCGGCCGGCACCCGCTCGGCCAGGCCGCGCCCTGCCGGGAACAGCTCGGACCAGGCCAGGTCGACGGCGCGGAGGACGTCACGTCCGCGCTCACCGGGGTGACGGCGGGCGGTGGCGTCCAGGAGCTGCTTCTTGGCGACCCACTCCAGGTGCCCGGCGGGACCTCCCGACTCTCCGACCTCGCCGCCTGCGGCGCGCAGGGCCTCGAGCTCGCGCAGGGAGGCCTCCCAGAAGGCCAGGACCGCTCCGGTCTCGGCCCCGTCGGTGTCGCGGCCGTCGGCCAAGGCGAGCAGATCCGGGTGGAGGGGATCGCCCGCCGGCGCCGGCGCGCGGCGCCCCTGGCCCCTCAGGTGGGTGCGCACCGCGTCGAGGTAGTGCTCCAGGATCTCCAGGGCGCTCATGCGCCGCCCGTCGGAGAGCTGGAGGGCTCCTCCCAGGCGGGTGTCGCGGGAGACGTCTCGGGCCTGGGCCACCGGGTCGGCCAGGCTCAGGCGGCGCCAGGCGTCGGGGACGCCGTCGGCCAGCACCTGGAGCACCAGGGAGGTCATGCCGAGCTTGAGCCAGGTCATGGTGTCGAAGCAGGAGGCGTCCCCGGCCACCAGGTGGAGGCGCCGCCAGCGCTCGGGGTCGGCGTGGGGCTCGTCGCGGGTGTTGACCAGGGGGCGGTCCACCGTGGTGCCCAGGCCCACGATCTTCTCCAGGTAGTCGGCCCTCTGGCTGACCTGGAAGTCGGCGTCCCGGGAGACGGCACCGGTGCCGACCCGGCCGGATCCCACCAGGAGCGGTCGGACCACGAGCAGTGGCACCAGGGCCTCGACGAGGTCGTCGAAGTCGAGTGAGCGGGGCACGAGGTAGTTCTCGTGCGTGCCGTAGGTGGCGCCCTTGCCGTCGACGTTGTTCTTGAACAGCCGGGCCGCCACGCCGCGGCGGCGCAGCAGGTCCGCTCCCCTGGCCACCAGGAGGTCCCCGGCCCGGTCGGCCAGGGCGGCCTGCGCGGCACCAGTGCACTCGGGGGTCGCGTACTCGGGGTGCCCGTGGTCCACGTAGAGGCGCCCGCCGGTGGGCAGGCAGGTGGCGGTGCCGCGCTGCCAGGCCTCCTCCTGGGCGGTCAGGCGCACGACGGCGGTCGTGCGCAGGCGCCCGGGGACGGGCCCCTCGAGGGAGCCGGCTCCAGGGACGTCGGTGAGCATGGAGGGGTCGACCGCCGAGCGGTCCACCTCGAAGCCACGGGCGTCGCGCAGTGGGTACTCACCCGAGTAGTCCCAGCGCACGCCGTCGCTGCGCCCCCGCTCACGCTCGGCCTCCAGGCAGGCGGCCACGACCTCCTCAGGCTCGGCGCCGAGGATCCCGTACTCGGTCTCCAGGCCCATGACCGTCACCTCGCGGCCGGGAAGGCGCCGCGCGTCCGTGGGGAGCACCACCGCTCACTCCTCTCGGGGGCGCTGGAGCACGGTCATGGAGACGACCGGGGCCCCGCGCCGCCCGCTGACGCGGGCCCAGTCGTCGGGGTGGACGGTGGCTGGCAGGCCCTCGTTCTCAACGATCTCCTCGATGACGGCACGACGCAGGTGCTCAGCCGTCAGGCCACGCCGCCCGCTGGTGACCACGTCCTTGACCGCCGCCTTCTTGGCCCGGTCGACGATGTTGGCGAGCATGGCGCCGCTGACGAGATCGGCGACGTGGAGGATCTCGACCTGCCCGTCGGAGCGGGTGAGCTCGACCATCTCGGTGGCGCGACGGCGGATGTAGAGCGCCTCGACCACCTGGCCGATGAGGGCGTCCACCGCCCCCTGCGCCCCACCGTGGGCGGCCAGGAGCCCCTCGCTGATCGGTAGGTCCGGCGTCAGGTAGGTCGCCAGGATCTCACCGGCCCCTTGCCGGTCCGGCCGGCCGATGCGGATCTTGACGTCGAGGCGGCCCGGACGCAGGATCGCCGGGTCGATCATGTCCTCGCGGTTGGTGGCCCCAATGACCACGACGTTGTCCAGCTCGTCGACGCCGTCGATCTCGGCGAGCATCTGCGGGACCACGGTGGTCTCCACGTCCGAGGACCGTCCGGACCCGCGGGTGCGGAACAGGGAGTCCATCTCGTCGAAGAAGACGACGACGGGCACCCCGGTGGCCGCCTTCTCCCGGGCGCGGGCGAAGATGACGCGGATGCGCCGCTCGGTCTCGCCGACGTACTTGTCGAGCAGCTGGGGCCCCTTGATGTTGAGGAAGTAGGCCTCGCCGCGCCCGCCCGCCCCCAGGGAGGCGGCGACGGCCTTGGCGATGAGGGTCTTGCCGCAGCCGGGCGGCCCGTAGAGCAGCACGCCGCGCGGCGGGGTGAGGCGGTGCTCGCGATAGAGGTCGGGGTGCAGGAACGGCAGCTCGACGGCGTCGCGGATGAGCTCGATCTGCTCGCCCAGTCCCCCGATGTCCTCGTACCCGACGTCGGGCACCTCCTCCAGGACGAGCTCCTCGACCTCGGAGCGCACGACGGGGCGCAGCGCCATGCGCACGGCCAGGTCGGCCACGAGCGCGTCCCCGACCCGGGGGCGGTGGTCGGTCAGGGTCGCCGAGAGGCTGAGAACCTGCTCCTCGTCATGACGGGCCAGGACCAGGACGGTGGCGTCGTCGTAGGTCTCCTTGACGGTGACGACCTCGCCGAAGCGCGGCGAGGGGGTAGTGGCGGTGATGACGAGGTGCTCGTTGAGGACGACGTCGTCGCCCGGGTGCAGGGACGAGGCCACGACCGCGGGCCCCACGCCCACGCGGTGACGGCGCCCGGCGATGGAGACGTCGGCGGTGCGCGCGGTGGCGTCAACGGCCAGGACGGTGGCGTGCGCCAGGGGCGGGAGCTGGAGGGCCTTGACGTCCTCGTGCAGCGCCGCCAGCTCCTGGCGCGCCGCCCGCAGGGCGTTGGCCAGGTGGGTGTTCTTGCGGCTGAGCACGGCCGCCTGCTCGGCGAGCTCACGCAGACGGTCCGTGACGTCCTCAGCGGTGCTCCCGGAGGCGCTGCTCGCGACGTCCGGCAATGATGGCGCTGACGGCAGTGACGGCGATGTCTCTGACTCTCCCACCGGGTCCTTGTGCTCCACCGGCTCCTCGTCCATGCGCATCCTCCTTGACTCCGGTTCGCCTCCGGCCGGCACCGGTCCGGGTCCTCCTCGACCCTCACTGGTACAAGCGTACCAATCAGTGCTCGTTTCGTAACCCGATTCCGCCCCCTCCGCGCCGGTGGGCACCGACGTCGTCCGCGAGCCGTCCGCGGACCTCACACCAGGCCGTGTCGAGGCCTGCGGCCGCGCCGTGACAGAATCGGCCCCATGTCTGAGACCCCCACCAGCCACACCGCTGACCAGCCTTCGTCCAGCCGTCTGCTGCCCTCCGAGCCGCACAGCCCGCGGGTGCCGGCCAAGGTGTCGACCGACGGCCTGGAGACCACCTGGGGCGAGCGCTGGGAGGCCGAGGGGACCTACGCCTTCGACCGCAGCGCCGAGCGCGCGGAGGTCTTCTCCATCGACACCCCGCCGCCGACGGTCTCCGGCTCCCTGCACGTGGGGCACGTCTTCTCCTACACCCACACCGACACCGTGGCCCGCTTCCAGCGCATGCGCGGTAAGGCGGTGTTCTACCCCATGGGCTGGGACGACAACGGCCTGCCCACCGAGCGCCGGGTCCAGAACTACTTCGGGGTGCGCTGTGACCCCTCGCTGCCCTACGACCCGGACTTCACCCCGCCGCACACCGGCGGCGAGGGCAAGTCGATCAAGGCCCGCGACCAGGTGCCGGTCTCACGGCGCAACTTCGTCGAGCTGTGCGAGCGCCTCACGGTCGAGGACGAGAAGCAGTTCGAGGCCCTGTGGCGCCGCCTGGGCCTGAGCGTGGACTGGTCGCACACCTACCAGACGATCGGCGAGCGGGCCCGCAAGGTGGCCCAGACCGCCTTCCTGCACAACCTCGAGCGCGGAGAGGCCTACCAGGCGGCGGCCCCCGGCCTGTGGGACGTCACCTTCCAGACGGCGGTGGCCCAGGCCGAGCTGGAGTCGCGCGAGTACCCCGGCTTCTACCACCGCCTGGCCTTCCACATCGTGGATGAGGCGGCCGCCGCGAAGGCCGCGGCCGCCGGAGCCCCGGTGGAGAACGGTGTCGACGTGTGCATCGAGACCACCCGCCCCGAGCTGCT includes the following:
- a CDS encoding proteasome accessory factor PafA2 family protein; this translates as MSTCVPGPRVTGLETEFGVLCAPAGPQAAVTGDLPDVERAAALIFRHRPTGYRSTNLFLPNGGRLYLDIGAHPEWATAECVRVRDLVAQDQAGRAILAEMAERAAASLNRQEGQEDRGGAVRFHLLANNTDSAGHTYGCHESYSVPRHLLDRPDTASGGDSRRTMAVLTSFLATRPVLVGSGRPLGAGTAGAGADSSGARDEEAAWGLSPRAPHLQALTSADTTRQRALVNTRDEPHADPTRLRRLHVTCADTTMAEPTTGLRSAVTLLLLDALEAGRDFSDLVLTDPLATLSALGESPWGDVPAVTVDGRRLSAVDVQEAFLERLTSYLDDVGAPEPLRGAEHLLTDLAPRVIAALRDHDAGSIDTEIDWAIKRRLMHAQRERHPGLTGEALQVLRSRVDLAYHDLNAETGLAPRLIAQGAMTRLCEPGEIERARHAPPATRAALRGAFVAACLEAGADFSVTWESLRLDSPPTAPVDLPDPLETVHEAAQRLTARVRRLRPEEMHRIDLVGRGGLGAPG
- a CDS encoding ubiquitin-like protein Pup → MSEFAQPSRSRQDDPAPDDDPTPAPAGPARGQGLDSVLDMIDDVLAVDAQEFVRGFVQKGGQ
- a CDS encoding proteasome accessory factor PafA2 family protein, whose translation is MVLPTDARRLPGREVTVMGLETEYGILGAEPEEVVAACLEAERERGRSDGVRWDYSGEYPLRDARGFEVDRSAVDPSMLTDVPGAGSLEGPVPGRLRTTAVVRLTAQEEAWQRGTATCLPTGGRLYVDHGHPEYATPECTGAAQAALADRAGDLLVARGADLLRRRGVAARLFKNNVDGKGATYGTHENYLVPRSLDFDDLVEALVPLLVVRPLLVGSGRVGTGAVSRDADFQVSQRADYLEKIVGLGTTVDRPLVNTRDEPHADPERWRRLHLVAGDASCFDTMTWLKLGMTSLVLQVLADGVPDAWRRLSLADPVAQARDVSRDTRLGGALQLSDGRRMSALEILEHYLDAVRTHLRGQGRRAPAPAGDPLHPDLLALADGRDTDGAETGAVLAFWEASLRELEALRAAGGEVGESGGPAGHLEWVAKKQLLDATARRHPGERGRDVLRAVDLAWSELFPAGRGLAERVPAGAAARGGLDGQEVAAALGEPPATTRAWLRGRLVGAFPGQVVAAGWHSMVLETGEKDQRRLPLTDPLAFTRATTSSAVEGAADVVEVLTRLTGERPDRLERAASPMSVPPPREESIHE
- the arc gene encoding proteasome ATPase is translated as MDEEPVEHKDPVGESETSPSLPSAPSLPDVASSASGSTAEDVTDRLRELAEQAAVLSRKNTHLANALRAARQELAALHEDVKALQLPPLAHATVLAVDATARTADVSIAGRRHRVGVGPAVVASSLHPGDDVVLNEHLVITATTPSPRFGEVVTVKETYDDATVLVLARHDEEQVLSLSATLTDHRPRVGDALVADLAVRMALRPVVRSEVEELVLEEVPDVGYEDIGGLGEQIELIRDAVELPFLHPDLYREHRLTPPRGVLLYGPPGCGKTLIAKAVAASLGAGGRGEAYFLNIKGPQLLDKYVGETERRIRVIFARAREKAATGVPVVVFFDEMDSLFRTRGSGRSSDVETTVVPQMLAEIDGVDELDNVVVIGATNREDMIDPAILRPGRLDVKIRIGRPDRQGAGEILATYLTPDLPISEGLLAAHGGAQGAVDALIGQVVEALYIRRRATEMVELTRSDGQVEILHVADLVSGAMLANIVDRAKKAAVKDVVTSGRRGLTAEHLRRAVIEEIVENEGLPATVHPDDWARVSGRRGAPVVSMTVLQRPREE